In the Pseudoalteromonas sp. A25 genome, AAGGTAGACTATTAGTATTTAGATACTTTGCGTGCATTGGTACTTTGATAGTAGCGTATCGTTATCACAAAGTCGCTACAAGTCACAGAAAACGTTATATATATGCAGAAGTGCTTTACGATTTGGCATCTATTGCGATGAATGGTAATGTGGCTAAACAGATTTAACCATTAATATAATATTAACAGACAGCCGCAAGGCTTGTCGGAGAGAGAGAATGAAACAGACGATTAAATTGTCTTTGGTCGCAGCGTCGGTACTTGCACTGACTGCATGCAACCAAAAAGCAGAAGAAAAACCAGCTGAACTAAAACTAGAAACAGAAGCTCAGCAGCAAGCCTATGGCATTGGTGCATCGGTTGGTAACTTTTTACAAAAAGATTTAGAAGATAAGAAGAGCTTTGGCATTGAACTTGACCAAGCGTTATTAATGCGTGGTTTTGAAGATGCACTTGCAGGCAATGCACAGCTTGATGAAGCTAAAATCCGTGAAGTACTCACGTCACTTGATACATCAGTACGTGAAAAGCAAGCAGAAAAAGTGAAGCTTGAAGCTGAACAAAATAAGGCTGATGGTGAAAAGTACCTAGCTGAAAATGCTCAAAAAGAAGGTGTCGTAGTTACTGATTCAGGTCTTCAATATGAAGTTATCTCAGAAGGTGAAGGTAAAAAGCCACTTGATACTGATGTAGTTAAAGTACATTACAAAGGCACGCTACTTGACGGTACTGAATTTGATAGCTCTTATGCGCGCAACCAGCCAGCGACTTTTGGTCTTCGTCAGGTGATCAAAGGCTGGACTGAAGGTTTACAATTAATGCCTGTTGGCTCTAAATATAAGTTCACTATCCCTGCAGATTTAGGTTACGGTGAGCGTAACTTAGGTAAAATTCCTGCAAACTCTACTTTGATCTTTGAAGTTGAACTACTTGAGATCCAAGAAGAAGAGAAGAAAGCAGAAGCTGAATAAGCCAATGCGATGATATTAAAAAAGGGCCTTTTGGCCCTTTTTTAATATTTGGTACGTTCCGCTTCGTACAAAATATCAGTCGCTGTGATTAGCGTATAAATTATCGATTAACTCGTCTTCTAATTCAAAACGAGACTCTAACACTTCGCCTAAACGAGATAAGTCTTTGTCAAAGTCTTCCAATACCTGCTCTTGAGCGTTTTCTGCGTACTTGTCGTTAAAGTCTAATGCGACGTCAGTTGTATCTGCAATACGCGGATATAATGCTTTTGCTAGCTTCGCACTATCTGGGCCCTTTTCTTCGCATGCTTCAACGAGATTGTCATAGATCTCAAAGTGCCCTGCTGAAAGGTAATCCATGAGAATTTGGCAAAAAGACTGTATTTGCATTTGATCAGGCAATGCATGATCTTTTTTGTCATAAGGAGAGAATCCTGCAATTTTGTAGTACTGCAGCAATAACTCTTGTCGCTCTGCTAACCATGCATCAATAACACTATGGCTGCCTCCCCATTTTTCTTGGGCTTGTTCTAACCTCGAAAGCATAGTGATCTCCTGTTGCGGATTGTTTTATTCTATAAAAAGGAAATCTGTGGCAAAGGTCAACCTATTTTTATTTTTATTGTTTAAAAACATTGCAAGGTATTGATTGGTAAGAAGTTCCTTTTTTGGGGTTTTAGAAAAAGAAAAACCACCTTAGCGGTGGTTTTAATGCAGTTTAGCTATTTGATAATTGTTTTTATTATTATAAAGGTGTTTTGTTGTTATTTTTGTAACGCGGCATTTTTATAACAAGTTTTTACCTATGTTGTAAATAGTTATATAACATGTTTTTTGCTTGTTTTTGATGGTGACCATATAACGCTATGAGTTAATTGCACTTTAATCTAGATCATAAGGTAGCGAATTAGCGCTTGGGTTTAGATAGAGTGCATGGGAAGATAGTGATACAATCTGCACAATTTTTGAAGCTTTGGAATCGAGATACGCTATGAGCGAATTGAAAAACGATCGTTATTTACGTGCACTGATGAAACAGCCCGTTGATGTTACTCCCGTTTGGATGATGCGTCAGGCAGGTCGTTATTTACCTGAATATCGTGCAACGCGAGCACAAGCTGGCGACTTTATGAGTTTGTGTAAAAATGCAGAACTGGCGTGCGAAGTAACCTTGCAGCCACTGCGTCGCTATCCACTTGATGCTGCCATTTTATTTAGCGATATTTTGACGATTCCAGATGCGATGGGTTTAGGGTTGTACTTTGAAACTGGCGAAGGTCCTAAATTTGAGCGCCCGATCAGTTCATTGCAAGATGTAAAAAACATTCCGAATATCGACCCTAACGATGAGTTGGGTTACGTAATGAACGCGGTTAGTACCATTCGCAGAGAATTAAAAGGCGAAGTCCCACTGATTGGTTTTTCGGGTTCTCCATGGACATTGGCCACTTACATGGTAGAGGGTGGAAGTAGTAAAACTTTCGGAAAGATCAAGAAAATGGCTTTTGCCGAGCCACAAACCCTGCATTTATTGTTAGATAAATTGGCTGATTCGGTGATTGACTATTTAAATGCTCAGGTAAAAGCGGGCGCCCAATCATTGATGGTTTTTGATTCATGGGGTGGTGTGCTTAGTCCTCGTGATTACAAAGAGTTTTCGTTGCAATACATGCATAAAATAGTGGATGGCTTGATCCGAGAGTATGATGGTCGAAAGGTACCAGTTACATTGTTTACCAAAAGTGGTGGTCAATGGATTGAAGCGATTGCAGCCACGGGGTGCGATGCAATTGGGTTAGATTGGACTATTGATATTGCTGATGCGAAGCGCCGCGTGGGTGATAAAGTTGCGTTACAGGGTAATATGGACCCTTCAATGCTACATGGGACACCTGAGCGCATTCGTGAAGAAGTACAATCTATCTTGGCTGGCTTTGGTGAAGGGTCAGGGCACGTGTTTAACTTAGGGCACGGCATCACGCCTGATGTAGACCCAGAAAATGCTGGTGTATTTATTAATGCGGTACATGAGTTCAGCGCGAAATATCACAAGTAAACTTAGCTGAATAAAGATTATAAAAAACCCAAGCCAGGCTTGGGTTTTTTCGTATTTAAGACGCGTGGTTCTCAAGGTTATTTGGTAAACGCACGCTTCATAAAATTAGGTGTTGCGAGTGCACCTTTGTGAATACCGGTGTTGTAGTATTCTGTCGAAAATATTGCGCTATCTGCATCAGCTTCCCTAAAGCCATTAAACGTTTCACTTTTACGTGCCAGTGTTGCAGACCATAAACCGCTTGGATAAATCGGTTGAGGGAATGGTAAAGTTTGCAAATCTACAAAGCCCACATCTAACATGGCATCGCGCATTTCTAACAATAATGGCATATGAGTAAGTGGTGACTCACTTTGTTGGACCATAATACCGCCAGGGCGTAATGCGTTTAAGCAGCTGGTATAAAATGCATGATTAAATAGCCCTTCACCGGGACCTACAGGGTCGGTGCCATCAACAATAACGACATCAATAGACTCCGGCGCCGCTTCGCGCATATACTTGATGCCGTCATCAAACATCACTGTGGCGCGCGGGTCTTTGTTAGATTCACAAAGCTCAGGGAAGTATTTCAGTGACATTTGCGTTACGACTTCGTCGATATCAATCTGTGTGACTGTCTCAACATCTGGATGTTTTAGTACTTCTCGCAATGTACCACAGTCGCCGCCACCAATGATCACGACATTTTTTGGCGCAGGATGAGAAAACAGCGCTGGGTGGCTCATCATTTCATGATAGAAAAAGTTTTCACGCGAGCTGACCATGGTACAGCCATCGATGATCATCAGGTTGCCATAATTGGTGGTCTCATACATTTCGACATTTTGAAATGGCGATTGAATTTCATCTAGCTTTTTGTTGATGCGCAACGAAAACGCGCTGCCATCGCGGTCACTGACTTCGGTAAACCAGCGGTTTGCTTCTAAATTCGACATATCAATTTCACACTTACTAAAAAATAGTTGGCAATTCTGCCAGTGCTTGCCCATTAGCTCAATCAAAATTTACCCAGTGAGAGTAACTATTCGAGCCGATGTGTACGACACTGCAGCAGTTTAATAATAGAGCAAGTTTCTACTTTATGAAAAGCAACGATGTGCAAAGAGTAAACAAGGTCCAATTTGTTTGATTTGCGTACAAAAAGTGAATGTTATAGTCTGTTTAGGTAAACATCAAAGAATCAATATAATAATTACTTAAACAGGAAAAGGAGATTGTATGGACATGAGTAAAGCTATAAAAGTGATTGGCGTTATCGGCTTTGGTGTGGCTATAGCTGGTTGCAGCAGTACTCAGGATACCCAATCAGGTAGCGCTGCATCATGGAAAGACCCCGACATGGTTTGCGAATCAATAGCTCAGACTGGCAGTAACTTGCGTAAAAAACGTTGTATGTCTAAGGAGTTAGCTGATGAGATTAGGGCAAATACAAAAGAAGGGATGAGGAAGTTGGAAAACAATAGCCGAACCGTTAAATAACAGAGAGCTTAGTGTTAGCTTTATTTGGTTAATTAATACGTATTTCTAAACAAAAGTTTTTACAAAACACGCATAATTATTGTACTGTTGCAGAGCAGTGCACCAAAAAGCACTCAAAATTTTAACGCTTTACAGCACATATAAGGAAGATATATGAAACTAAAATTACATTTCTCGGCGGTAGTAGCTGGTAGTATCTTGTTGCTCAGTGGTTGCAACTCTACGAGTGAAAGTAGTGGCGACCGAGTTGCAAAAGTGGATAACGATTTAGTATGTGAGTCTCGCCCAACGACAGGAAGTAACCTAAGAAAAAGGCGTTGTATGTCTCGAGAACTCGCTGATGAGATGCAAAAAGAAACTAAAGCATCTATGCGTAAGGTTGAAGTTAAAGGTAGAGCACAGAGCCACACCAAACTTTAATTACAGCGTCGTCAGACCATTTTTAAATAAGCGCTGCTATGTAATGTTAGCGCTTTTTTATTGTTATTTTTCTTGTTAAACCTGCGCTTTTACTTTCCTTTACTGCACATCTACAAATTAGTGCATGCCAAAAATCGACCTTAAAATTCTATCGCTAATCATACCTGCTCGTATTAAAATAGAGGTTTTAGTTACTTAAAAGAGTTGGCCATGAATTGGGGTTTAGATACAGCACGCGAAATTTACAACGTTGCTCATTGGAGTGAAGGGTACTTTGATATTAATTCCCATGGTGAACTTGTGGCTTACCCTGATGGCGACCACAATAAATCGCCTATCTCGCTTAATCAATTAACCGAAGAGTTTAAAGTGCAAGGCTTAACGTTGCCAGTTTTGGTGCGTTTTACTGATATTCTTAAACACCGCGTTGATACGATGACAGAGGCATTTTCTTTGGCATGTGAGCAGCGTGGCTATCAAGGGCAATACAACTGCGTTTACCCAATTAAAGTGAACCAACAACGCTCTGTTGTAACTAAGTTGCTGGCGCACCCAAGTGGTCAAGTGGGCTTAGAAGCCGGCTCAAAACCCGAGCTTATGGCGATTTTAGGTGTGGCGACTACGCCTATTACGATTGTTTGTAATGGTTATAAAGATAGTGAATTTTTAAGGTTGGCATGTATTGGCCAAGCGATGGGCCATAAAGTGAATATTGTGGTTGAAAAACTATCGGAACTGACAACCTTAATCAAAGAGATCGATGATTTAAATATTGAACCTGCCATTGGCATTCGTATTCGTTTGAACTCTGTCGGTAAAGGTAAGTGGCAAAACACAGGCGGCGAAAAAGGCAAATTTGGCTTAACAGCAGGACAGGTGCTTGAGGCCGTTGAAATGTTGAAGGCTGCCAATAAATTGCACCTGATGAATTTAGTGCATTTTCATATTGGTTCTCAGATAGCAAACATTCGAGATATTCACCGTGCCCTTAAAGAATGCGCTCGCCACTTTGCTGAGCTCTCGCAGCTGGGTGTACCTTTAAAAACCGTTGATGTGGGCGGTGGCTTAGGTGTTGACTACGAAGGTTCTGGGTCGCGAAGTGCATGCTCAATGAATTACACGGTTGCTGAATACGCTCGCAATGTAGTCAGCGCATTTGCTGAGGTATGTGAACTACACGACTTGACTCACCCTGCCATTATTACTGAATCTGGGCGAGCATTAACAGCGCACCATGCCGTACTCATTACCGATGTTATTGACGTTGAAAAGGCACCAAATCAGCGTATCCCCAATGCCCCATCACCTGATGCGCACGCTATCTTACAAGAACTTTGGCAAGCATATAGTCGTATCACTGTGCGTTTAGCACTTGAGACATATCACGATGCAATGCATCTATTTAGTGAAGCGCATGCGCAGTATGTGCATGGCTTGGTTAGCATGACTCAGTGGGCTCAGATCGAGCAGTTATACTTTACCATACTCCATCGAGTCAGAGAGTTACTCAATGAAAATGCGCGCACGCATAGAGAAGTGCTTGATGACTTAAACGAAAAACTGGCAGACAAACTGTTTGTAAACTTTTCACTGTTCCAGTCATTACCTGATGTATGGGGTATTCAGCAGTTGTTCCCTGTTATGCCGATAGAATCATTAGATCAGCCACTAACGCAACGCGCCATTTTGCAGGATATAACGTGTGACTCAGATGGCCAAATTCGTGACTATGTTGAAGGTTCTGGCATTGAATCAAGTTTACCTATTCCTACGTATATTCCTGGTGAACAGTATCACATTGCGATGTTCATGGTTGGCGCTT is a window encoding:
- the fkpA gene encoding FKBP-type peptidyl-prolyl cis-trans isomerase, producing the protein MKQTIKLSLVAASVLALTACNQKAEEKPAELKLETEAQQQAYGIGASVGNFLQKDLEDKKSFGIELDQALLMRGFEDALAGNAQLDEAKIREVLTSLDTSVREKQAEKVKLEAEQNKADGEKYLAENAQKEGVVVTDSGLQYEVISEGEGKKPLDTDVVKVHYKGTLLDGTEFDSSYARNQPATFGLRQVIKGWTEGLQLMPVGSKYKFTIPADLGYGERNLGKIPANSTLIFEVELLEIQEEEKKAEAE
- the rsd gene encoding sigma D regulator codes for the protein MLSRLEQAQEKWGGSHSVIDAWLAERQELLLQYYKIAGFSPYDKKDHALPDQMQIQSFCQILMDYLSAGHFEIYDNLVEACEEKGPDSAKLAKALYPRIADTTDVALDFNDKYAENAQEQVLEDFDKDLSRLGEVLESRFELEDELIDNLYANHSD
- the hemE gene encoding uroporphyrinogen decarboxylase; translation: MSELKNDRYLRALMKQPVDVTPVWMMRQAGRYLPEYRATRAQAGDFMSLCKNAELACEVTLQPLRRYPLDAAILFSDILTIPDAMGLGLYFETGEGPKFERPISSLQDVKNIPNIDPNDELGYVMNAVSTIRRELKGEVPLIGFSGSPWTLATYMVEGGSSKTFGKIKKMAFAEPQTLHLLLDKLADSVIDYLNAQVKAGAQSLMVFDSWGGVLSPRDYKEFSLQYMHKIVDGLIREYDGRKVPVTLFTKSGGQWIEAIAATGCDAIGLDWTIDIADAKRRVGDKVALQGNMDPSMLHGTPERIREEVQSILAGFGEGSGHVFNLGHGITPDVDPENAGVFINAVHEFSAKYHK
- the speE gene encoding polyamine aminopropyltransferase; protein product: MSNLEANRWFTEVSDRDGSAFSLRINKKLDEIQSPFQNVEMYETTNYGNLMIIDGCTMVSSRENFFYHEMMSHPALFSHPAPKNVVIIGGGDCGTLREVLKHPDVETVTQIDIDEVVTQMSLKYFPELCESNKDPRATVMFDDGIKYMREAAPESIDVVIVDGTDPVGPGEGLFNHAFYTSCLNALRPGGIMVQQSESPLTHMPLLLEMRDAMLDVGFVDLQTLPFPQPIYPSGLWSATLARKSETFNGFREADADSAIFSTEYYNTGIHKGALATPNFMKRAFTK
- the speA gene encoding biosynthetic arginine decarboxylase, translated to MNWGLDTAREIYNVAHWSEGYFDINSHGELVAYPDGDHNKSPISLNQLTEEFKVQGLTLPVLVRFTDILKHRVDTMTEAFSLACEQRGYQGQYNCVYPIKVNQQRSVVTKLLAHPSGQVGLEAGSKPELMAILGVATTPITIVCNGYKDSEFLRLACIGQAMGHKVNIVVEKLSELTTLIKEIDDLNIEPAIGIRIRLNSVGKGKWQNTGGEKGKFGLTAGQVLEAVEMLKAANKLHLMNLVHFHIGSQIANIRDIHRALKECARHFAELSQLGVPLKTVDVGGGLGVDYEGSGSRSACSMNYTVAEYARNVVSAFAEVCELHDLTHPAIITESGRALTAHHAVLITDVIDVEKAPNQRIPNAPSPDAHAILQELWQAYSRITVRLALETYHDAMHLFSEAHAQYVHGLVSMTQWAQIEQLYFTILHRVRELLNENARTHREVLDDLNEKLADKLFVNFSLFQSLPDVWGIQQLFPVMPIESLDQPLTQRAILQDITCDSDGQIRDYVEGSGIESSLPIPTYIPGEQYHIAMFMVGAYQEILGDLHNLFGDTDSVHVELSEDGYKLTNAIKGDSVQEVLKFVHYDHTQLAQNFVTTIEHNVTDEQLRAQYIEELNAGLAGYTYFED